A region from the Gemmatimonadota bacterium genome encodes:
- a CDS encoding M56 family metallopeptidase: MMVDVWRMVVAFGPTLAFGLASVLVKGAVLLSVTALAARALARTRSAAVRHLVWVTGIGALLLLPVLSGVLPRWQALPALVRQPALAFDVSEEAVAASPALAFDVSEDAAAPAVRDVTVPSVLEPVAVAGVGTSVTAAPSVGARGGDALAFTPLPPALEGSARFRLDSVSMEGSAWWALLLLWAGGAGLLGLTTIVGLVRVAALERGTAPLTGARWDALLEDACADMGVTRTVRLVEGEGIPVPMTWGLNRPVVALPADARFWSDDRLRQALLHELAHVVRGDQPVMLLARLICALHWMNPLSWVALHQLRAESEQAADDRVLSVGTRASDYAAGLIAVARGLPARQELPAAAFAMARSSQLGGRVEAILDPARRRAGATRWDVLAVVIVLSGFAVPLSALAMRSSEPTLAGLVELVPPLAPDVTVRVVPDVGVWVEVPAVPSPVVAPLAPGLPGPEPVPVDVGWVEPALTLLPHLNALPHAAQTDPCFDPDHRVKSDQVNVDDERMRAFWATAACTWELEVRGEVRFSEDESGIEALSRGGRFELEQSGQGARRRIRIESGGNGRLERQYWVDRDERPFDEAAGWLAQVIPEVYRVTGLDAEARVQRILARGGVPAVLQEVGHIRSGYTTRIYLSHLLATGGLSPSEVAAALDTASEQISSDYEMAELLTRVQHDLASQQVRVAYLHAARTIESDYEMRRTLEALLREDLTPAETGALIELAADIGSDFEVVELLVKLARQADMDDATLTAFLDVIQSVESDYEARRALAAALSSAPLSDGNVDRLLDRVDTMDSDFERAEVLLDLVGRLDSVGDRVRQRLLDSADRLSSDHERGRVLSAVARAR, translated from the coding sequence CCGGCCCTGGCGTTCGACGTCTCCGAGGAGGCGGTGGCAGCGTCGCCGGCGCTGGCCTTCGACGTCTCCGAGGATGCGGCAGCGCCAGCGGTTCGGGACGTGACGGTCCCCTCGGTGCTGGAGCCCGTGGCCGTCGCGGGAGTCGGCACATCGGTGACGGCGGCTCCGAGCGTCGGTGCGCGCGGCGGCGACGCGTTGGCGTTCACTCCCCTGCCACCGGCTCTGGAAGGCAGCGCACGATTCCGGCTCGACTCCGTGAGCATGGAGGGCTCCGCCTGGTGGGCGTTGCTGCTGCTCTGGGCCGGCGGTGCGGGCTTGCTCGGGCTGACGACGATCGTCGGACTGGTCCGGGTGGCGGCCCTGGAGCGCGGCACGGCGCCGCTCACGGGAGCGCGCTGGGATGCGCTGCTGGAAGACGCCTGCGCGGACATGGGCGTGACGAGGACGGTACGCCTGGTTGAAGGCGAGGGGATCCCGGTTCCCATGACCTGGGGGCTGAACCGCCCCGTGGTGGCGCTGCCTGCCGACGCGCGGTTCTGGAGTGACGACCGCCTGCGTCAGGCCCTGCTGCACGAGCTCGCGCACGTGGTGCGCGGGGATCAACCCGTGATGCTGCTCGCGCGTCTCATCTGCGCGCTGCACTGGATGAACCCGCTTTCGTGGGTGGCACTCCACCAGTTGCGGGCGGAGAGCGAGCAGGCGGCGGACGACCGCGTCCTCTCGGTCGGCACCCGAGCGAGCGACTATGCCGCGGGGCTGATCGCCGTCGCGCGCGGGCTTCCGGCCAGGCAAGAGCTTCCGGCAGCTGCCTTCGCCATGGCCCGCAGCAGCCAGCTCGGAGGTCGTGTGGAGGCGATTCTGGACCCGGCGCGCCGCCGTGCGGGAGCGACCCGCTGGGACGTGCTCGCCGTGGTGATCGTGTTGAGTGGGTTCGCGGTGCCGCTCTCGGCTCTCGCCATGCGCAGCAGCGAGCCGACACTGGCGGGGCTGGTGGAACTCGTGCCGCCGCTCGCGCCCGACGTCACGGTGCGCGTAGTGCCGGACGTGGGCGTGTGGGTCGAGGTGCCAGCGGTTCCGTCTCCCGTGGTGGCACCGCTGGCACCTGGGTTGCCCGGGCCGGAGCCCGTGCCGGTGGACGTCGGGTGGGTGGAGCCTGCGCTTACGCTGCTTCCCCACCTGAATGCGCTCCCCCACGCGGCTCAAACGGACCCATGCTTCGATCCGGACCACCGCGTCAAGAGTGACCAGGTCAACGTCGACGACGAGCGCATGAGGGCGTTCTGGGCCACGGCCGCATGCACATGGGAGTTGGAGGTGCGTGGCGAGGTGCGCTTCTCGGAGGACGAGAGCGGGATCGAAGCGCTCTCCCGTGGTGGCCGCTTCGAGCTCGAGCAGTCCGGCCAGGGGGCGCGCAGGCGCATTCGCATCGAGTCGGGTGGCAACGGGCGCTTGGAGCGGCAGTACTGGGTGGACCGGGATGAGCGTCCCTTCGACGAGGCGGCCGGCTGGCTGGCCCAGGTCATCCCGGAGGTGTACCGCGTGACCGGCCTTGACGCCGAAGCACGCGTGCAGCGTATCCTGGCACGCGGCGGTGTGCCGGCCGTCCTGCAGGAGGTTGGCCACATCCGCTCAGGGTACACCACGCGCATCTACCTCTCGCACTTGTTGGCGACCGGTGGACTGAGCCCATCCGAAGTGGCGGCCGCGCTGGACACGGCGAGCGAGCAGATCTCCTCCGACTACGAGATGGCGGAGCTGCTGACCCGCGTCCAACATGACCTCGCTTCCCAACAGGTTCGCGTGGCGTATCTGCACGCCGCCCGCACGATCGAGTCCGACTACGAGATGCGCCGCACCCTGGAGGCACTGCTCCGGGAAGATTTGACTCCGGCGGAGACCGGGGCGCTCATCGAGCTCGCCGCCGACATCGGATCCGACTTCGAGGTGGTGGAGCTCCTGGTGAAGCTCGCCCGTCAGGCGGACATGGACGACGCCACCCTGACCGCCTTCCTCGATGTGATCCAGAGCGTAGAGTCCGACTACGAGGCCCGCCGTGCCCTCGCGGCCGCGCTGTCCAGCGCCCCTTTGTCGGACGGTAACGTCGACCGTCTCCTGGACCGGGTCGACACCATGGACTCGGACTTCGAACGGGCCGAGGTCCTGCTCGACCTGGTGGGCCGCCTCGACTCCGTGGGAGACCGCGTGCGACAGCGCCTGCTCGACTCCGCGGACCGGCTGTCCTCCGACCACGAGCGCGGCCGGGTTCTCTCGGCCGTCGCCCGCGCCCGCTAG